From the genome of Rhodothermales bacterium:
CCCGTATCCAGCACGTTCATCGCGATCTTGAATCCCTCCCCTTCCGCCCCGATGCGATTTTCGACCGGACATTCGTACCCGTCGAAATGCAGTTCACTCGTTACACTCGCCCGGATCCCCATCTTGTGCTCGGGTTTGCCCCGGTGGAAACCCGGACGATCCGTGTCGATGATGAATGCCGTGATGCCTTTGTAGCCCTTGTCCGGCTCGGTCATGGTAAACAGCAGCACCGTGTCGGCCACGGGGCCCGAGGTCACCCACGACTTATTGCCGTTGATCACATAGTGCGAGCCCGAAGCGCTTCGCACGGCGCGGCTCCGCATCCGGCTGGCGTCGCTGCCGCTTGAGGGCTCCGTCAGGCTGTATGCCCCGATTTTTTCGCCGGCGGCGACCGGTGTCAAATATTTCTGCTTCTGTGCCTCGGTGCCGGCTTGTAGCAGGGTATGGCCGAAGAGGGAGTTGTTGACCGACATGATCGTCCCGTGGCTTGCGTCAGCCCGGCTCACCTCAGATAATGCGAGGATGTACGCCATCGTGTCCATGCCGGCGCCTCCATAAACCTCCGGAATCTCGATCCCCATAAATCCCAGTCGCCCCAACTCGCGGATGGTCTCGGCGGGAAACGTCGCCGTCTCGTCGTGATGCGCCGCTATCGGGGCAATCGCCTGCTCGGCGAATTCGCGCGCCGTCTGCTGAATCAGCCGGTGATCTTCTGTGATGAAGTCGAACATATGGGAATCCTCAGATGGACATTCAGGGTGATTAACACCGTTAACAAGTATATCGATGAAAACGTTCTAAGGCTATGATCGAACATGTGAAGTTCAGGACAACGACGAGAGGTTCGAGAGTGTCGGCTGCAGCCGCCGGAAACGTTTGACTTGCCCCCCGGTGCGCGCTATAATCCGGATGTGTTTTTTGATGGCCTGTCCGCTCGCCTCCCCGCCTGATACCAGATCTCATGGATTTGCCTCGTCGCACTCCCCTCTCCGTGCTCCTGCTCGTGGTGTTGTCGGCCGTCGCCGGCTGTACGCGCGATGCGCCTACCCTCACCGTTGCGACCGTGAACAATGCCGACATGATCATCATGCAGCGGCTCTCGCCGGCATTCGAGGAGGCTACCGGCATCGAGCTGAACTGGGTCGTGCTCGAGGAAAACCTATTGCGGCAGCGCGTAACGACTGATATCGCCACCGGAGGCGGCCAGTTTGATGTCGTCACCATCGGCTCCTACGAAACCCCGATCTGGGCGCGCGAGGGTTGGCTCCTGCCGCTCAACGACCTCGGCGATGCCTATGATTATGACGATCTGCTCCCCTCCGTCCGCCAGAGTCTTTCGCTGGGCGATACGCTGTTTGCGGTGCCCTTCTACGCCGAAAGCAGCTTCACCTATTACCGGACGGACCTCTTCGAGCAGGCCGGCCTGGTCATGCCCGAAGCGCCCACCTATGCTCAGATCGCCGAATTCGCCCGACGCCTCCACGATCCGGCAAACGGCGTGTATGGGATCTGCCTTCGGGGCAAACCCGGGTGGGGTGAAAACATGGCCTACCTGAGCACCCTCGTCAATGCGTTCGGCGGCCGCTGGTTCGACATGAGCTGGCACCCGCAACTGACCTCGCCGGAGTGGCATGCCGCCCTCACGTATTATGTCGACCTCCTGGCCAACTACGGCCCCCCCGGCGCGGCGTCAAACGGGCACAACGAAAACCGCGCGCTGTTTGCCGCCGGCAACTGCGCCCTATGGATCGACGCGACTGCCGCCGCCGGCCATCTCTACAACACTGATGACAGCCGGGTGTCGGACCGCATCGGATTCGCGCGGGCACCCGTGGAAGTAACCGGAAATGGCACGAGCTGGGTGTGGGCCTGGGCGCTGGCGGTGCCGGCCTCCAGCCGAAATGCCGACGCCTCGCGCCAGTTTGTGCAATGGGCCACCTCGGCTGACTATGTTGCCCTTGTCGGCGATACGGACGGCTGGACCGTGGCGCCTCCCGGCACACGGCGCTCGACGTACGCCAATCCGGCCTACCTCGCCGCGGCCCCGTTTGCGCCGTTCGTCGAGACCGCCATTCTGTCCGTCGACCCCACCCGGCCGACGCGCGATCCCGTGCCCTACGTCGGAATTCAGTATGTGGGGATCCCGGAGTTTCAAGGGATCGGGGCGCAGGTGGGCCAGGTCATGGCGGCGGCGCTTTCAGGCCAGCAGCCAATCGACGAGGCCCTCGAAACCGCCCAGAATATCGCGGAGCGCGCCATGCGAGATGCCGGGTATATCCAGTGAGACCGTTACGAGCATGACCCCACCCCCCGCGCCCGTCCACCAACTGGGCGGCCGGCGACTCCCCGCGCCCGACTACCAACCGGGCGGCCGGCGACTCCCCGCGCCCGTCTACCAACCGGGCGGCCGGCGACTCCTCGCGCCCGTCTACCAACCGGGCGGCCGGCGACTCCTCGCGCCGGCCATCGCCGCCCTGGCCCTCTGGATGGTCGTGCCTCTGGCGATGACACTGTGGTTTTCGTTCCAGCGGTACAACCTGCTTACGCCGCAGGTGAGCGGTTTCGCCGGCGCCGCCAACTACACGTCCTTGTTTGCCGACCCAGCACTGTGGACCTCGATCGCGAACACCGTCGTCCTCGTGGGTAGTGTGCTCCTCCTCTCGATCGTCGCCGGCCTGGTAGTG
Proteins encoded in this window:
- a CDS encoding sugar ABC transporter substrate-binding protein, which encodes MDLPRRTPLSVLLLVVLSAVAGCTRDAPTLTVATVNNADMIIMQRLSPAFEEATGIELNWVVLEENLLRQRVTTDIATGGGQFDVVTIGSYETPIWAREGWLLPLNDLGDAYDYDDLLPSVRQSLSLGDTLFAVPFYAESSFTYYRTDLFEQAGLVMPEAPTYAQIAEFARRLHDPANGVYGICLRGKPGWGENMAYLSTLVNAFGGRWFDMSWHPQLTSPEWHAALTYYVDLLANYGPPGAASNGHNENRALFAAGNCALWIDATAAAGHLYNTDDSRVSDRIGFARAPVEVTGNGTSWVWAWALAVPASSRNADASRQFVQWATSADYVALVGDTDGWTVAPPGTRRSTYANPAYLAAAPFAPFVETAILSVDPTRPTRDPVPYVGIQYVGIPEFQGIGAQVGQVMAAALSGQQPIDEALETAQNIAERAMRDAGYIQ
- a CDS encoding acyl-CoA dehydrogenase family protein, with the protein product MFDFITEDHRLIQQTAREFAEQAIAPIAAHHDETATFPAETIRELGRLGFMGIEIPEVYGGAGMDTMAYILALSEVSRADASHGTIMSVNNSLFGHTLLQAGTEAQKQKYLTPVAAGEKIGAYSLTEPSSGSDASRMRSRAVRSASGSHYVINGNKSWVTSGPVADTVLLFTMTEPDKGYKGITAFIIDTDRPGFHRGKPEHKMGIRASVTSELHFDGYECPVENRIGAEGEGFKIAMNVLDTGRIGIAAQALGIAEAAFAASVAYAGEREAFGQKIGQFEMIQQKLADMKVRIEASRLLIYQAALAKMNALKNGGRYTLEASMAKLYASETAMWVTTEAIQVHGGIGYSKELPLERYFRDAKITEIYEGTSEIQRLVIARQVSGLR